Proteins co-encoded in one Oreochromis aureus strain Israel breed Guangdong linkage group 3, ZZ_aureus, whole genome shotgun sequence genomic window:
- the LOC120438484 gene encoding histone H4, with product MSGRGKGGKGLGKGGAKRHRKVLRDNIQGITKPAIRRLARRGGVKRISGLIYEETRGVLKVFLENVIRDAVTYTEHAKRKTVTAMDVVYALKRQGRTLYGFGG from the coding sequence ATGAGTGGAAGGGGCAAGGGTGGCAAAGGACTCGGTAAAGGAGGCGCCAAGCGTCACCGTAAAGTTCTCCGTGATAACATCCAGGGCATCACCAAACCCGCTATCCGCCGTCTGGCTCGCCGTGGCGGAGTCAAGCGTATCTCCGGTCTGATCTACGAGGAAACCCGCGGTGTGCTGAAGGTGTTCCTGGAGAACGTCATCCGTGACGCCGTCACCTATACTGAGCACGCCAAGAGGAAGACTGTGACCGCCATGGATGTGGTTTATGCTCTGAAGAGGCAGGGCCGCACTCTGTACGGCTTTGGCGGTTAA
- the LOC116318643 gene encoding histone H3: protein MARTKQTARKSTGGKAPRKQLATKAARKSAPATGGVKKPHRYRPGTVALREIRRYQKSTELLIRKLPFQRLVREIAQDFKTDLRFQSSAVMALQEASEAYLVGLFEDTNLCAIHAKRVTIMPKDIQLARRIRGERA from the coding sequence ATGGCAAGAACCAAGCAGACCGCTCGCAAGTCTACTGGCGGCAAAGCCCCCAGGAAGCAGCTTGCCACCAAGGCCGCTCGTAAGAGCGCCCCGGCCACCGGAGGCGTCAAGAAGCCTCACCGTTATAGGCCCGGTACCGTGGCTCTGCGCGAGATCCGCCGTTACCAGAAATCCACCGAGCTGCTGATCCGCAAGCTGCCCTTCCAGCGCCTGGTCCGCGAGATCGCCCAGGACTTCAAGACCGACCTGCGCTTCCAGAGCTCTGCTGTCATGGCTCTGCAGGAGGCCAGCGAGGCTTACCTGGTCGGACTCTTCGAGGACACCAACCTGTGCGCCATCCACGCCAAGAGGGTCACTATCATGCCCAAAGACATCCAGCTGGCTCGCCGCATCCGCGGAGAGAGAGCTTAA
- the LOC116324809 gene encoding histone H2A-like codes for MSGRGKTGGKARAKAKTRSSRAGLQFPVGRVHRLLRKGNYAERVGAGAPVYLAAVLEYLTAEILELAGNAARDNKKTRIIPRHLQLAVRNDEELNKLLGGVTIAQGGVLPNIQAVLLPKKTEKPAKAK; via the exons ATGAGTGGGCGCGGAAAGACCGGAG GCAAAGCCAGAGCTAAGGCCAAGACCCGCTCATCCCGTGCCGGGCTTCAGTTCCCCGTGGGTCGTGTCCACAGACTGCTGCGCAAAGGCAACTATGCGGAGCGTGTGGGAGCCGGCGCCCCCGTTTACCTGGCAGCTGTGCTCGAGTACCTGACCGCTGAGATCCTGGAGCTGGCTGGCAACGCAGCCCGCGACAACAAGAAGACTCGCATCATCCCACGTCACCTGCAGCTGGCTGTGCGCAACGACGAGGAGCTCAACAAGCTCCTGGGGGGAGTCACCATCGCTCAGGGTGGTGTGCTGCCCAACATCCAGGCCGTGCTGCTGCCCAAGAAGACCGAGAAGCCCGCCAAGGCCAAGTAA